One segment of Burkholderia multivorans ATCC BAA-247 DNA contains the following:
- the mdcE gene encoding biotin-independent malonate decarboxylase subunit gamma, producing the protein MTLDEVLNSLFPHGHAIARERGLLTGHALLGGARVDVIGVAERLPFGIDEALALSARVLDTVERGDATPILVLVDSDSQRMSKRDELLGLNEALAHLAKCLMVADQAGHRTIGLLYGHTAAGAFIATALATRTLLALPGAEPEVMDLPSMSRVTKLPIDVLKEMARSTAVFAPGLDNLVKMGAVDAVLDPARALDAQLAEWLGKPADRVDRRAARGRPVAADVAARVEALARAAR; encoded by the coding sequence ATGACGCTCGATGAGGTTTTGAATTCGCTGTTTCCGCACGGCCATGCCATCGCGCGCGAGCGTGGGCTGCTGACCGGCCACGCGTTGCTCGGCGGCGCGCGCGTCGACGTGATCGGTGTCGCCGAGCGCCTGCCGTTCGGAATCGACGAGGCGCTCGCGCTGTCCGCGCGCGTGCTCGACACGGTCGAGCGCGGCGACGCGACGCCGATCCTCGTGCTCGTCGACAGCGACAGCCAGCGGATGAGCAAGCGCGACGAATTGCTGGGCCTGAACGAAGCGCTCGCGCATCTTGCGAAGTGTCTGATGGTCGCGGACCAGGCCGGACATCGGACGATCGGGCTGCTGTACGGCCATACGGCCGCCGGCGCCTTCATCGCGACCGCGCTCGCGACGCGCACGCTGCTTGCGCTACCCGGTGCCGAGCCGGAGGTGATGGATCTGCCGTCGATGTCGCGCGTGACGAAGCTGCCGATCGACGTGCTGAAGGAGATGGCGCGGTCGACGGCCGTGTTCGCACCGGGGCTCGACAATCTCGTGAAGATGGGTGCCGTCGACGCGGTGCTCGATCCGGCGCGCGCGCTGGACGCGCAGCTGGCCGAATGGCTCGGCAAGCCGGCCGACCGCGTCGATCGCCGGGCGGCGCGCGGGCGTCCGGTCGCGGCCGACGTCGCCGCGCGCGTCGAGGCGCTCGCGCGTGCCGCACGCTGA
- the mdcG gene encoding malonate decarboxylase holo-[acyl-carrier-protein] synthase — translation MPHADAPLRRHTLVTLTADGWRTALARDPALAADPVVRAWADGARPLVVRRASPDEAAAGRVPLGIPLPPAAGKRRIALNVAHNAVATAGPPPAFADVLAAAPHAWQLTLRALDALGARCGVQGRVFGSLAWQALTGDSYLSASSDLDVLFPLPAASCIAPLLDGLAAIAAHAPMRIDGELLRDDGAGVNWRELQARLPEVAVKTAIAVELMPAAAFAGDAP, via the coding sequence GTGCCGCACGCTGACGCACCGCTGCGCCGCCACACGCTCGTCACGCTGACGGCCGACGGCTGGCGCACGGCCTTGGCGCGCGATCCGGCGCTTGCCGCCGATCCCGTCGTGCGCGCGTGGGCCGACGGCGCGCGGCCGCTCGTGGTGCGCCGCGCGTCGCCGGACGAGGCGGCCGCCGGCCGCGTGCCGCTCGGCATACCGCTGCCGCCGGCTGCCGGCAAGCGCCGCATCGCGCTGAATGTCGCGCACAATGCAGTCGCGACGGCCGGCCCGCCGCCGGCGTTCGCCGACGTGCTGGCGGCCGCGCCGCACGCGTGGCAGCTGACGCTGCGCGCACTCGACGCGCTCGGCGCGCGTTGCGGTGTGCAGGGCCGCGTGTTCGGCAGCCTCGCGTGGCAGGCGCTGACCGGCGACTCGTATCTGAGCGCATCGTCGGATCTCGACGTGCTGTTTCCGCTGCCGGCCGCGTCGTGCATCGCGCCGCTGCTCGACGGGCTCGCGGCGATCGCCGCGCACGCGCCGATGCGCATCGACGGCGAACTGCTGCGCGACGACGGCGCGGGCGTCAACTGGCGCGAACTGCAGGCGCGCTTGCCCGAAGTCGCGGTGAAGACGGCGATCGCCGTCGAGCTGATGCCCGCGGCCGCGTTTGCCGGAGACGCGCCGTGA
- the mdcB gene encoding triphosphoribosyl-dephospho-CoA synthase MdcB, which produces MSAAAVCRAPAASWSDADRIAALAERSLVLEIATYPKPGLVSHVDTGSHSDMDAATFARSAAVLRPFFAELADAGARDAEMAALRKIGLRAEHAMLAATGGVNTHRGAIFGLGLLCAAAGARAHGGAAGAPTLGAWVARRWGADILGGPRLPDSHGERASRRYGVGGARREAADGFATVYGIGLPALRRAARDVPDDAEAARVDACFALIAALDDTNLLHRGGQAGLDFARATARAFVARGGVRARDWRRHAVAAHRAFVARRLSPGGAADLLAMSLFVDAFDAGEGAR; this is translated from the coding sequence GTGAGCGCCGCAGCCGTTTGCCGCGCGCCGGCCGCATCCTGGTCGGACGCCGACCGTATCGCGGCGCTCGCCGAGCGCAGCCTCGTGCTCGAAATCGCAACCTATCCGAAGCCGGGGCTCGTCAGCCACGTCGATACGGGCAGCCATTCGGATATGGACGCCGCGACGTTCGCGCGCAGCGCGGCCGTGCTACGGCCGTTCTTCGCGGAACTGGCCGACGCGGGCGCGCGCGATGCCGAGATGGCCGCGCTGCGCAAGATCGGCCTGCGCGCGGAGCACGCGATGCTCGCCGCGACGGGCGGCGTCAACACGCATCGCGGCGCGATCTTCGGGCTCGGGCTGCTGTGCGCGGCGGCCGGCGCCCGCGCGCACGGCGGGGCGGCCGGTGCGCCTACGCTCGGCGCGTGGGTCGCGCGCCGCTGGGGCGCCGACATACTCGGCGGCCCGCGGCTGCCGGACAGCCACGGCGAACGCGCGAGCCGCCGCTACGGCGTCGGCGGCGCGCGCCGCGAAGCCGCGGACGGCTTTGCGACCGTGTACGGCATCGGCTTGCCTGCGCTACGGCGCGCGGCACGCGACGTGCCGGACGATGCCGAGGCCGCGCGCGTCGATGCGTGCTTCGCACTGATCGCCGCGCTCGACGACACGAATCTGCTGCATCGCGGCGGCCAGGCCGGCCTCGATTTCGCCCGCGCGACCGCGCGCGCGTTCGTCGCACGCGGTGGTGTGCGCGCGCGTGACTGGCGCCGGCACGCGGTGGCCGCGCATCGCGCGTTCGTCGCGCGACGGCTGAGCCCCGGCGGCGCGGCCGACCTGCTCGCGATGAGTCTCTTCGTCGATGCATTCGACGCCGGCGAGGGCGCGCGATGA
- the mdcH gene encoding malonate decarboxylase subunit epsilon produces MTLAILCSGQGAQRADMFALTGAAPQADALFAHAGRLLGDDPRVWVRDVAPDALRENRAAQILCTVQALAAAALLDALWPRRRCVAGYSVGEVASWSVAGSLDPHDALDLADARARAMDAASGGDERMAFVRGLSRAQLAALCDGREAAIAIANPGDAFVIAGRQADVDAVAADAARDGAQRVAPVCVRIASHTRRLAAAVPAFRASLAAVRVQRPLAGTRLFSGIDGASVLDVDAGLDKLARQIAEPVEWAACLAACVEAGATAFLELGPGRALADMASGAYPALPARSIADFRSIDGVAQWLARVAAH; encoded by the coding sequence ATGACGCTCGCGATCCTTTGCTCGGGGCAGGGCGCGCAGCGCGCCGACATGTTTGCGCTGACGGGCGCCGCGCCGCAGGCCGACGCGCTGTTCGCCCACGCGGGCCGGCTGCTCGGCGACGATCCGCGCGTGTGGGTGCGCGACGTCGCGCCGGATGCGTTGCGCGAGAACCGCGCCGCGCAGATTCTCTGTACGGTGCAGGCGCTCGCGGCGGCCGCGCTGCTCGACGCGCTGTGGCCGCGTCGGCGCTGCGTCGCCGGCTACAGCGTTGGCGAAGTGGCATCGTGGAGCGTCGCCGGCAGCCTCGATCCGCACGACGCGCTCGATCTCGCGGACGCGCGCGCACGTGCAATGGACGCCGCGAGCGGCGGCGACGAGCGCATGGCGTTCGTGCGCGGCTTGTCGCGTGCGCAGCTCGCCGCACTGTGCGACGGGCGCGAGGCGGCGATCGCCATCGCGAACCCGGGCGATGCGTTCGTGATCGCGGGCCGCCAGGCGGATGTCGATGCGGTCGCCGCGGACGCGGCGCGCGACGGCGCCCAGCGCGTCGCGCCGGTCTGCGTGCGGATCGCTTCGCACACGCGGCGCCTGGCGGCCGCCGTGCCCGCATTCCGCGCGTCGCTCGCGGCCGTGCGCGTGCAGCGGCCGCTTGCCGGCACGCGATTGTTTTCGGGGATCGACGGCGCATCGGTGCTCGACGTCGACGCGGGCCTCGACAAGCTCGCCCGGCAGATCGCCGAGCCGGTCGAGTGGGCGGCCTGTCTTGCTGCATGCGTCGAAGCGGGCGCGACCGCGTTTCTCGAACTCGGGCCGGGCCGCGCGCTCGCCGACATGGCGAGCGGCGCCTACCCGGCGCTGCCGGCGCGCAGCATCGCCGATTTCCGCTCGATCGACGGCGTCGCGCAGTGGCTCGCGCGCGTCGCAGCGCACTGA
- a CDS encoding phospholipase D-like domain-containing protein, translating into MARAMRPAAFLVAALGCAATAHAAQIPSDAASVGAYFSYDNAAADATVALIAHAQRRVLLAGYAYVPPAVASALRAARVRGVDVRVVLVRSARAGKYSGAGYLKSAGIDVAIDSRRTEPMPRFVIVDDSVALPASSDGAAAQAETVNVFERAPELAQSYTQSFWRLYRQAAGL; encoded by the coding sequence ATGGCGCGCGCCATGAGACCAGCCGCCTTTCTCGTCGCCGCGCTCGGCTGCGCGGCGACTGCCCACGCCGCGCAGATTCCGTCCGACGCCGCCTCGGTCGGCGCCTATTTTTCATACGACAATGCGGCCGCCGACGCGACCGTCGCGCTGATCGCGCACGCGCAGCGGCGCGTGCTGCTCGCGGGCTACGCATATGTGCCGCCCGCGGTGGCGAGCGCATTGCGCGCGGCGCGCGTGCGCGGCGTCGACGTGCGCGTCGTGCTCGTGCGTTCCGCGCGGGCAGGCAAGTACAGCGGCGCCGGCTATCTGAAGTCGGCCGGCATCGATGTCGCGATCGATTCGCGGCGCACCGAGCCGATGCCGCGTTTCGTGATCGTCGACGACAGCGTCGCGCTGCCGGCCTCGTCCGACGGCGCGGCTGCACAAGCCGAAACGGTCAACGTGTTCGAGCGCGCACCCGAACTCGCGCAGTCGTATACGCAGTCGTTCTGGCGGCTCTATCGGCAGGCGGCCGGACTCTGA
- a CDS encoding phosphoribosyltransferase: protein MFECFADRADAGSQLAAALHAYAARDDVVVLALPRGGVPVAYPVARALHAPLDVLVVRKLGVPYEPELAMGAIATGGAIHLQYSVIRSLGVTDAQIADVLVRETAELNRREALYRGARAPLPVEGRVAIVVDDGIATGASMRVALQALRTRHPARIVAAVPVAPAGIGPTFDDVADAFVAVARPLSFFGISQFYARFEQTDDDEVRALLDAARGSDDGVTSV, encoded by the coding sequence ATGTTCGAATGTTTCGCCGATCGGGCGGACGCGGGTAGCCAGCTGGCTGCCGCGCTGCACGCGTATGCGGCGCGCGACGACGTCGTCGTGCTCGCGCTGCCGCGCGGCGGCGTGCCGGTCGCCTACCCGGTCGCACGGGCGCTGCACGCGCCGCTCGACGTGCTGGTCGTGCGCAAGCTCGGCGTGCCGTACGAGCCCGAGCTCGCGATGGGCGCGATCGCGACGGGCGGCGCGATTCATCTGCAGTATTCGGTGATCCGGTCGCTGGGCGTGACCGACGCGCAAATTGCCGACGTGCTCGTGCGCGAAACCGCCGAGCTGAACCGCCGCGAAGCGCTGTATCGCGGCGCGCGGGCGCCGCTGCCGGTCGAAGGGCGCGTCGCGATCGTCGTCGACGACGGAATCGCGACCGGCGCGTCGATGCGCGTCGCGCTGCAGGCGCTGCGCACGCGGCATCCGGCGCGCATCGTCGCCGCCGTGCCGGTCGCGCCGGCCGGCATCGGCCCGACCTTCGACGACGTCGCCGATGCATTCGTCGCGGTCGCGCGGCCGCTGTCGTTCTTCGGGATCAGCCAGTTCTACGCGCGCTTCGAGCAGACCGACGACGACGAAGTGCGCGCGCTGCTCGACGCGGCGCGCGGATCGGACGACGGCGTCACGTCCGTCTGA
- the phaZ gene encoding polyhydroxyalkanoate depolymerase, whose product MWYALVEQQREWMRAWRDATRDAFDAWPSATLPHAAASCYDDLFEPLVGAPAGPPGFDIGPLTIDGRDVAVDERVIAHTAFCDLRRFARADASRTVLLCVPLAGHSAVMMRETVETLLADGDVCVTDWLNARDVPLECGRFGLDEYVAMLDGFIDALALSGRPLHVVAVCQATVPALGALALRAMRGLAPPASLTLIGGPLDARLNPSTLGTAAAAHSLEWCRRNLIDIVPPGFAGHGRPVFPTYLQQGEIALVYPQRFLSLIEDYARAASRFDPAALASARRALREYTALLDMPAEYVLDTIDVVFQRMCIANGTWEVGGRCVEPAALRDVALLTVEGARDAVTGAGQTHAALAMCSGLDARDRHRADIDDCDHYGLFSGAHWRDDVHPALQRLFALAEAARRRPHRARAIRRT is encoded by the coding sequence ATGTGGTACGCACTCGTCGAGCAGCAGCGGGAATGGATGCGCGCGTGGCGCGATGCGACACGCGACGCGTTCGATGCATGGCCGTCGGCGACGCTGCCGCACGCAGCGGCGTCGTGCTACGACGATCTGTTCGAGCCGCTCGTCGGCGCGCCTGCCGGCCCGCCCGGCTTCGACATCGGGCCGTTGACGATCGATGGCCGCGACGTGGCGGTCGACGAACGCGTCATCGCGCATACGGCGTTCTGCGATCTGCGCCGCTTCGCGCGCGCGGACGCTTCGCGCACGGTGCTGCTGTGCGTGCCGCTCGCCGGTCATTCGGCGGTGATGATGCGCGAGACGGTCGAGACGCTGCTCGCGGACGGCGACGTCTGCGTGACTGACTGGCTCAATGCGCGCGACGTGCCGCTCGAGTGCGGCCGCTTCGGGCTCGACGAATATGTCGCGATGCTCGACGGCTTCATCGACGCGCTCGCACTCAGCGGCCGTCCGCTGCACGTCGTCGCGGTGTGCCAGGCGACCGTGCCGGCGCTCGGCGCGCTCGCACTGCGCGCGATGCGCGGGCTCGCGCCGCCGGCCAGCCTCACGCTGATCGGCGGGCCGCTCGATGCGCGGCTCAACCCGAGCACGCTCGGCACCGCCGCGGCCGCCCATTCGCTCGAGTGGTGCCGTCGCAATCTGATCGACATCGTGCCGCCCGGCTTCGCGGGCCACGGCCGCCCCGTATTCCCGACCTATCTGCAGCAAGGCGAGATCGCGCTCGTCTATCCGCAGCGCTTCCTGTCGCTGATCGAGGACTATGCGCGTGCCGCGTCGCGCTTCGATCCGGCAGCGCTCGCGTCCGCGCGGCGCGCACTGCGCGAGTACACGGCACTGCTCGACATGCCGGCCGAATATGTCCTCGACACGATCGACGTCGTGTTCCAGCGGATGTGCATCGCGAACGGCACGTGGGAGGTCGGCGGCCGGTGCGTCGAGCCGGCCGCGCTGCGCGACGTCGCGCTGCTGACCGTCGAAGGCGCGCGCGATGCCGTGACGGGCGCTGGCCAGACGCATGCGGCGCTCGCGATGTGCAGCGGCCTCGACGCGCGCGACCGCCATCGCGCGGACATCGACGACTGCGATCACTACGGCCTCTTTTCGGGCGCACACTGGCGCGACGACGTTCATCCGGCCCTGCAGCGGCTGTTCGCGCTCGCCGAAGCGGCACGGCGGCGGCCGCATCGCGCGCGAGCGATCAGACGGACGTGA
- the proP gene encoding glycine betaine/L-proline transporter ProP: MTLTATHVSPTAVSSTSSSTEAPLAADDITVVDQSLLKRAVSAMALGNAMEWFDFGVYSYIAVTLGKVFFPSSSPSAQLLATFGTFAAAFLVRPLGGMVFGPLGDRIGRQRVLAMTMIMMAVGTFAIGLIPSYASIGIMAPVLLLVARLVQGFSTGGEYGGAATFIAEFSTDKRRGFMGSFLEFGTLIGYVMGAGVVALLTASLSQEALLSWGWRVPFLIAGPLGLIGLYIRMKLEETPAFKRQAEEREAQDKAVPKARFRETLLRNWRALLLCVGLVLIFNVTDYMVLSYLPSFMSSTLHFDESHSLVLVLIVMVLMMPMTLAAGRLSDHVGRKPVMLAGCVGLLVLAIPSMLLIHAGTTASVFGGLLILGVLLSCFTGVMPSALPALFPTEIRYGALAIGFNVSVSLFGGTTPLMTAWLVDVTHNLMMPAYYMMGAAVIGIVSVVALAETARKPLKGSPPAVATHREAHQLVRRLRDEDENDDADVYRVASTARA, translated from the coding sequence ATGACCTTGACCGCAACACACGTCAGCCCGACCGCTGTTTCTTCCACCTCGTCGTCCACGGAGGCCCCGCTCGCCGCGGACGACATTACCGTCGTCGATCAAAGCCTGCTCAAGCGCGCCGTCAGCGCCATGGCGCTCGGCAACGCGATGGAATGGTTCGACTTTGGCGTCTACAGCTACATCGCCGTCACGCTCGGCAAAGTGTTCTTCCCGTCCAGCAGCCCGTCCGCGCAGCTGCTGGCCACCTTCGGCACGTTCGCGGCCGCGTTCCTCGTGCGCCCGCTCGGCGGCATGGTGTTCGGCCCGCTCGGCGATCGCATCGGCCGCCAGCGCGTGCTCGCGATGACGATGATCATGATGGCCGTCGGCACCTTCGCGATCGGCCTGATCCCGAGCTACGCGTCGATCGGCATCATGGCACCGGTGCTGCTGCTCGTCGCGCGGCTCGTGCAGGGCTTCTCGACCGGCGGCGAATACGGCGGCGCGGCGACCTTCATCGCCGAATTCTCGACCGACAAGCGCCGCGGCTTCATGGGCAGCTTCCTCGAATTCGGTACGCTGATCGGCTATGTGATGGGTGCGGGCGTCGTCGCGCTGCTCACGGCGTCGCTGTCGCAGGAAGCGCTGCTGTCGTGGGGCTGGCGCGTGCCGTTCCTGATCGCGGGCCCGCTCGGCCTGATCGGTCTCTACATCCGCATGAAGCTCGAGGAAACGCCTGCGTTCAAGCGCCAGGCCGAGGAGCGCGAAGCGCAGGACAAGGCCGTGCCGAAGGCGCGTTTCCGCGAAACGCTGCTGCGCAACTGGCGCGCGCTGCTGCTCTGCGTCGGTCTCGTGCTGATCTTCAACGTGACCGACTACATGGTGCTGTCGTATCTGCCGAGCTTCATGTCGTCGACGCTGCACTTCGACGAATCGCACAGCCTCGTGCTCGTGCTGATCGTGATGGTGCTGATGATGCCGATGACGCTCGCCGCCGGCCGTCTGTCCGACCACGTCGGCCGCAAGCCGGTGATGCTCGCCGGCTGCGTCGGGCTGCTCGTGCTCGCGATTCCGTCGATGCTGCTGATCCATGCGGGTACGACCGCCTCGGTGTTCGGCGGCCTGCTGATCCTCGGCGTGCTGCTGTCGTGCTTCACGGGCGTAATGCCGTCGGCGCTGCCCGCGCTGTTCCCGACCGAGATCCGCTACGGCGCGCTCGCGATCGGCTTCAACGTGTCGGTGTCGCTGTTCGGCGGCACGACGCCGCTGATGACCGCATGGCTCGTCGACGTCACGCACAACCTGATGATGCCCGCCTACTACATGATGGGCGCCGCCGTGATCGGCATCGTATCGGTCGTCGCGCTCGCCGAGACCGCGCGCAAGCCGCTGAAGGGCTCGCCGCCCGCCGTCGCGACGCATCGCGAGGCGCACCAGCTCGTGCGCCGGCTGCGGGACGAGGACGAGAACGACGACGCCGACGTGTATCGCGTCGCGTCCACGGCACGCGCATAA
- a CDS encoding YnfA family protein has protein sequence MTELMKIAALFAVTAVAEIVGCYLPWLVLKTGRPVWLLAPAAVSLALFAWLLTLHPSAAGRTYAAYGGMYIAVALIWLRAVDGVALTRWDAAGAALALAGMAVIALQPRG, from the coding sequence ATGACGGAACTGATGAAAATCGCGGCGTTGTTCGCCGTGACGGCGGTCGCCGAAATCGTCGGCTGCTATTTGCCGTGGCTCGTGCTGAAGACGGGGCGGCCCGTGTGGCTGCTCGCGCCCGCCGCGGTGTCGCTGGCGCTGTTCGCGTGGCTGCTGACGCTGCATCCGAGCGCCGCGGGTCGCACCTACGCGGCGTACGGCGGGATGTACATCGCGGTCGCGCTGATCTGGCTGCGTGCCGTCGATGGTGTGGCGCTCACGCGCTGGGACGCGGCCGGCGCGGCGCTCGCGCTGGCCGGCATGGCCGTGATCGCGCTGCAGCCGCGCGGATGA